The following proteins are co-located in the Gordonia polyisoprenivorans genome:
- a CDS encoding DUF5318 family protein: MQRQIVDYALQRRSRLSQVHSGRVGVAEVCDASPYLLRAAKFHGRPSSTLCPICRKEHVTLVSWVFGERLGQVSGSARTTEEISRLDTTAEEFSVHVVEVCRTCSWNHLVQSYVAGLPPRSARRRRVAE; this comes from the coding sequence GTGCAACGCCAGATCGTCGACTACGCCCTTCAGCGGCGATCGCGGCTGTCGCAGGTCCATTCCGGGCGGGTCGGTGTGGCCGAGGTCTGCGACGCGAGTCCTTATCTGCTGCGCGCCGCGAAGTTCCACGGTCGCCCCAGTTCGACGCTCTGCCCGATCTGCCGCAAAGAGCACGTGACGTTGGTCTCCTGGGTGTTCGGCGAGCGACTCGGTCAGGTGTCGGGGTCGGCGCGCACCACCGAGGAGATCTCCCGCCTCGACACGACCGCCGAGGAATTCTCCGTGCACGTCGTCGAGGTGTGCCGGACCTGCAGCTGGAACCATCTCGTGCAGTCATACGTTGCCGGGCTGCCTCCGCGCTCTGCCCGTCGTCGTCGGGTGGCCGAGTAA
- the rplI gene encoding 50S ribosomal protein L9, with the protein MKLILTAAVENLGEAGDSVEVKDGYGRNYLLPRGLAIKATRGAEKQVETIRRAQAAREVRGLEHANELKQALENLSEVSLSVKTHDSGKLFGSVTAADIAGAIRSAGGPVVDKRNVELPKGHIKATGSFPIVVNLHPDVAATVSLAVVAG; encoded by the coding sequence ATGAAGCTCATCCTGACTGCTGCCGTGGAAAACCTCGGTGAAGCCGGCGATTCCGTCGAGGTCAAGGACGGCTACGGCCGTAACTACCTGTTGCCCCGCGGTCTGGCCATCAAGGCCACCCGTGGCGCCGAGAAGCAGGTCGAGACCATACGTCGGGCGCAGGCCGCCCGCGAGGTCCGCGGCCTCGAGCACGCCAACGAGCTCAAGCAGGCACTCGAGAACCTCTCCGAGGTCTCGCTGTCGGTGAAGACCCACGACTCGGGCAAGCTGTTCGGTTCGGTCACCGCCGCCGACATCGCCGGTGCCATCCGCTCGGCCGGCGGCCCCGTCGTCGACAAGCGCAACGTGGAGCTGCCCAAGGGCCACATCAAGGCCACCGGTAGCTTCCCGATCGTGGTGAACCTGCACC
- a CDS encoding transglycosylase domain-containing protein, translating into MSESRDTTSRRTTSTNSKTGQDPKRSRFRLVAWIVGALGLIVPVVALVAIVGFLIAYATVTVPRPGDIKQNQVATIVDTKGNTLAKIVPPEGNRTDVSINDIPKSMQDAVIAAEDREFRTNDGFSIRGLSRAVWGRITDNDLAGGGSTITQQYVKNALVGDEHSYERKLRELVIATKMSSEWSKDDIMAAYLNTIYFGRGAYGVGAAAQAYFRKDVKDLTPAESAVLAAAIRSPSYYDPAVNQDAATARWNYVLDGMVGIGSITQADRAAIQYPKVAPPPTATGETVGPNGLIKRQVLAELADLGISEQQVRTEGLKITTTIDPQVQNGLVQAACRDNDIYKCPNGILVGEPAQIRDAAVSIDPRTGGVAGYYGGDDAQGWDYAQAGLQTGSSFKVFALAAALEQDIPLSKVYSSAPYTTSSGLTVENSDGESCGSCNLATAMKMSLNTVYYRLMMDLKNQAQDVADAAHAAGVAESFGDIAKTLQESNGSVQGGVVLGQYPSRVIDMASAYATFAASGIYRAPHFVQKVETSTGDVLYERQPDPGKRVFPAKVADNVTAALEPIAAYSNNNNLYDDELGSRPSAAKTGTAQLGNTGQNKDAWMVGYTPQLSTAVWVGTDKGTALVNASGSMVYGSGLSAQIWKRGMDDALEGQPIEQFPEPAAVGGQAGVPYEPPPTSYNNSPSTRPNRTPTPDYPGGGAITIAPGITIPVPGGAERGDGGTSGGTGDGGTGGGTGTGGTGGGTRGEGGTGDEGAVPAPGG; encoded by the coding sequence ATGAGCGAGTCACGCGATACGACGTCGCGGCGCACCACATCCACCAACTCCAAGACCGGTCAGGACCCGAAACGTTCGCGGTTTCGGCTGGTCGCCTGGATCGTGGGTGCGCTCGGTCTGATCGTCCCGGTTGTCGCGTTGGTCGCGATCGTGGGCTTCCTGATCGCCTACGCGACGGTCACCGTGCCGCGCCCGGGCGACATCAAGCAGAACCAGGTCGCCACGATCGTCGACACCAAGGGCAACACCCTGGCCAAGATCGTGCCACCGGAGGGCAACCGCACCGACGTCAGCATCAACGACATCCCCAAGTCGATGCAGGACGCCGTCATCGCCGCCGAGGACCGCGAGTTCCGCACCAACGACGGCTTCTCCATCCGTGGCCTGTCGCGCGCGGTGTGGGGTCGGATCACCGACAACGACCTCGCGGGTGGCGGATCAACCATCACCCAGCAATACGTGAAGAATGCGCTGGTCGGCGACGAACACAGCTACGAGCGCAAGCTGCGTGAGCTGGTGATCGCCACCAAGATGTCGAGCGAGTGGTCCAAGGACGACATCATGGCGGCCTACCTCAACACCATCTACTTCGGCCGGGGCGCGTACGGTGTCGGGGCCGCGGCGCAGGCGTACTTCCGCAAGGACGTCAAGGATCTGACACCCGCCGAGTCGGCGGTGCTCGCCGCGGCGATCCGCTCGCCCTCCTACTACGACCCGGCGGTCAATCAGGACGCGGCGACGGCCCGATGGAACTACGTGCTCGACGGCATGGTGGGGATCGGTTCGATCACCCAGGCCGACCGCGCGGCCATCCAGTATCCGAAGGTGGCGCCGCCGCCGACGGCGACCGGTGAGACCGTCGGACCCAATGGCCTCATCAAGCGGCAGGTGCTCGCCGAACTCGCCGATCTCGGAATCTCCGAGCAGCAGGTCCGCACCGAGGGTCTGAAGATCACCACGACGATCGATCCGCAGGTGCAGAACGGCCTCGTGCAGGCGGCGTGCCGCGACAACGACATCTACAAGTGCCCCAACGGGATTCTCGTCGGCGAGCCGGCGCAGATCCGCGACGCCGCTGTGTCGATCGATCCCCGAACCGGTGGGGTCGCCGGCTATTACGGCGGCGACGACGCCCAGGGCTGGGACTACGCACAGGCGGGTCTGCAGACCGGATCGTCGTTCAAGGTGTTCGCCCTCGCCGCGGCGCTCGAGCAGGACATCCCGCTGTCCAAGGTGTACAGCTCGGCGCCGTACACCACCTCGAGCGGGCTGACCGTCGAGAACTCCGACGGGGAGAGCTGCGGCTCGTGCAACCTCGCGACCGCGATGAAGATGTCGCTGAACACCGTGTACTACCGGTTGATGATGGACCTCAAGAACCAGGCGCAGGACGTGGCCGATGCCGCGCATGCCGCCGGCGTCGCGGAGTCCTTCGGCGACATCGCGAAGACGTTGCAGGAGTCCAACGGCAGCGTGCAGGGCGGTGTGGTGCTCGGGCAGTACCCGTCCCGCGTCATCGACATGGCCTCGGCGTACGCCACCTTCGCCGCATCCGGTATCTACCGTGCTCCGCACTTCGTGCAGAAGGTGGAGACCTCCACCGGCGACGTGCTCTACGAGCGTCAGCCCGACCCGGGCAAGCGGGTGTTCCCGGCCAAGGTCGCCGACAACGTGACCGCGGCGCTCGAGCCGATCGCGGCGTATTCGAACAACAACAACCTCTACGACGACGAGCTGGGATCGCGTCCGTCGGCCGCCAAGACCGGCACCGCGCAGCTGGGTAACACCGGCCAGAACAAGGACGCGTGGATGGTCGGCTACACCCCGCAGCTCTCGACCGCGGTGTGGGTGGGTACCGACAAGGGCACCGCCTTGGTCAACGCCAGTGGGTCGATGGTCTACGGCAGCGGTCTGTCGGCACAGATCTGGAAGCGCGGCATGGACGACGCGCTCGAGGGCCAACCCATCGAGCAGTTCCCCGAACCCGCAGCGGTCGGTGGCCAGGCCGGCGTTCCCTACGAGCCGCCGCCCACCTCGTACAACAACTCTCCGTCGACACGGCCGAACCGGACTCCGACCCCGGACTATCCGGGTGGGGGAGCGATCACCATCGCGCCCGGCATCACCATCCCGGTCCCCGGTGGCGCGGAGCGCGGTGATGGCGGAACCAGCGGCGGTACCGGCGACGGCGGGACCGGTGGTGGCACCGGCACCGGCGGAACCGGAGGCGGCACCCGCGGCGAGGGCGGCACCGGTGACGAAGGAGCGGTCCCTGCGCCCGGTGGCTGA
- a CDS encoding HNH endonuclease family protein, translating into MRRRLALGASVVAIAAIAGCAAPGESVTVTSPGATSVNDIPPSSATSSSSVGTAAPTALSPEAALAWSQLQALPVKGRAPKTGYSRAQFGQAWSDDVNVDDGHNGCDTRNDILRRDLIDIVVKPGSRGCVVLSGTLHDPYTDKTIGFTRGAATSSAVQIDHVVALSDAWQKGAQQLTPQQRVDFANDPRNLQATDGPTNQKKRDGDAATWLPPNRAYRCTYASRQIAVKTAYHLWVTSAERDALARILGTCSAQP; encoded by the coding sequence ATGCGACGACGTCTGGCGCTCGGGGCGTCCGTGGTTGCGATCGCCGCGATCGCCGGCTGTGCCGCACCCGGGGAGTCGGTGACGGTCACCTCACCCGGCGCGACCTCGGTGAATGACATCCCACCGAGCTCCGCGACGTCATCGTCCTCGGTCGGGACAGCCGCGCCCACCGCGCTCTCCCCCGAAGCGGCGCTGGCGTGGTCGCAGCTGCAGGCTCTGCCGGTCAAGGGACGCGCACCCAAGACGGGTTACAGCCGCGCACAGTTCGGTCAGGCGTGGTCGGATGACGTGAACGTCGACGACGGTCACAACGGCTGCGACACCCGCAACGACATTCTGCGTCGCGATCTCATCGACATCGTCGTCAAGCCCGGCTCGCGCGGATGCGTGGTCCTCTCGGGGACGCTGCACGATCCCTATACCGACAAGACCATTGGTTTCACGCGCGGCGCGGCCACGTCGTCGGCCGTACAGATCGACCACGTCGTGGCGTTGTCGGACGCCTGGCAGAAGGGCGCGCAGCAGCTGACACCGCAACAGCGCGTCGACTTCGCCAACGACCCGCGCAACTTGCAGGCCACCGACGGGCCCACCAATCAGAAGAAGCGCGACGGCGACGCCGCGACCTGGCTACCCCCGAACCGTGCCTATCGGTGCACGTACGCATCCCGGCAGATCGCCGTCAAGACCGCCTACCACCTGTGGGTGACCTCGGCCGAGCGGGATGCGCTGGCGCGCATCCTCGGTACGTGCTCCGCTCAGCCCTGA
- the rpsF gene encoding 30S ribosomal protein S6 yields MRHYELMVILDPSLDERTVAPSLDTFLNVVRKDGGKVDNVDIWGKRRLAYEIAKHSEGIYAVIDLNAEPGTVSELDRQLKLNESVLRTKVLRK; encoded by the coding sequence ATGCGTCATTACGAATTGATGGTCATCCTCGACCCGAGTCTCGACGAGCGCACCGTTGCTCCGTCCCTGGACACGTTCCTGAACGTGGTCCGCAAGGACGGCGGCAAGGTCGACAACGTCGACATCTGGGGCAAGCGCCGTCTCGCCTACGAGATCGCCAAGCACAGTGAGGGCATCTACGCCGTCATCGACCTGAACGCCGAGCCGGGCACCGTCAGCGAGCTGGATCGTCAGCTGAAGCTGAACGAGTCGGTGCTCCGCACCAAGGTTCTCCGGAAGTAG
- a CDS encoding GNAT family N-acetyltransferase, giving the protein MSDWLGTGPLVGDRVTLRPFTIDDADALARVVGDPARFRWVPGVPTDADSAAGWISAALADPQRRVAFAVIDNTDGRLVGSTSFYDIDPANLSVSIGYTFYAEDVQGTAVNPTAKYLLMHHAFEQCGAVRLVWHTHESNTQSRAAIAKLGATFEGLLRKHRRFGDGWRTTAQFAMIDEDWPEAKAELQERIRG; this is encoded by the coding sequence ATGAGCGACTGGCTCGGCACCGGCCCGCTCGTCGGGGACCGGGTGACGTTGCGGCCGTTCACCATCGACGACGCCGACGCACTCGCACGGGTCGTCGGCGATCCGGCCCGATTCCGTTGGGTGCCCGGTGTCCCGACCGACGCCGACTCCGCGGCCGGATGGATCTCGGCGGCGCTCGCCGATCCGCAGCGCCGCGTGGCCTTCGCCGTCATCGACAACACCGACGGCCGGCTCGTCGGCTCCACGAGTTTCTACGACATCGACCCGGCCAACCTGTCGGTTTCCATCGGCTACACGTTCTACGCCGAGGACGTCCAGGGCACCGCGGTGAACCCGACTGCCAAATACCTGTTGATGCACCACGCCTTCGAGCAGTGCGGCGCCGTCCGGCTGGTCTGGCACACCCACGAGAGCAACACCCAATCCCGGGCTGCCATCGCCAAATTGGGCGCCACCTTCGAGGGGCTGCTCCGCAAACACCGCCGCTTCGGTGACGGCTGGCGCACCACCGCGCAGTTCGCGATGATCGACGAGGATTGGCCGGAAGCGAAAGCCGAGTTGCAGGAACGGATTCGGGGCTAA
- a CDS encoding single-stranded DNA-binding protein, translated as MAGETVITVVGNLTAEPELRFTPSGAAVASFTVASTPRTFDRQSNEWKDGEALFLRCSIWREAAENVTESLTKGTRVIVQGRLKQRSYETREGEKRTVVELDVEEIGPSLKFATASVNRASRGGSSGGGNFGSSGGGASRGGGSSQSAPEDPWGSAPASGSSFGGGGGDDEPPF; from the coding sequence ATGGCAGGCGAAACCGTCATCACCGTTGTAGGCAATCTGACTGCTGAGCCCGAACTGCGGTTCACCCCCTCGGGTGCTGCGGTCGCCAGCTTCACGGTGGCCTCCACTCCGCGCACCTTCGATCGTCAGTCCAATGAATGGAAAGACGGCGAGGCACTGTTCCTGCGGTGCAGTATCTGGCGCGAAGCTGCGGAGAACGTGACCGAGAGCCTGACCAAGGGCACCCGCGTCATCGTGCAGGGTCGTCTCAAGCAGCGTTCCTACGAAACCCGCGAGGGTGAGAAGCGCACGGTTGTGGAACTCGATGTCGAAGAGATCGGTCCCTCGCTGAAATTCGCCACCGCATCGGTCAATCGCGCCTCGCGCGGCGGATCGTCCGGCGGCGGAAACTTCGGTTCGTCCGGCGGTGGCGCAAGCCGCGGCGGCGGATCGAGCCAGTCCGCACCCGAGGATCCGTGGGGCAGCGCCCCTGCGAGCGGCTCCTCGTTCGGTGGCGGCGGCGGGGACGACGAACCACCTTTCTAA
- a CDS encoding VOC family protein, with product MYFAATRILTDDVDGLVGFYETVTGLRANRLHPLFAEFTTDYGTLAIASSTTITAMGDDVLTAASNRSMILDFLVGDVDEVHRRLTSGHLTDVVDGFVNDGPTDMPWGNRSLLLRDPDGNLVNFYAPLADRD from the coding sequence ATGTACTTCGCAGCCACCCGCATCCTCACCGACGACGTCGACGGTCTGGTCGGCTTTTACGAGACGGTCACCGGCCTGCGCGCGAACCGCCTGCATCCGTTGTTCGCCGAGTTCACCACCGATTACGGCACCCTGGCCATCGCGTCGTCGACGACCATCACGGCAATGGGCGACGACGTACTCACCGCCGCGTCGAACCGTTCGATGATCCTCGATTTCCTCGTCGGCGATGTCGACGAGGTGCACCGACGTCTCACCAGCGGGCATCTGACCGACGTCGTCGACGGATTCGTCAATGACGGCCCCACCGATATGCCGTGGGGCAATCGCTCGTTGCTCCTGCGCGATCCCGACGGAAACCTCGTGAACTTCTACGCGCCTCTCGCCGACCGGGACTGA
- a CDS encoding glycosyltransferase family 87 protein: MADGTPPPTDEVDDSPAPLAADLRTDTRRLIPSHQDPVVAEASRVVGGPLGAHAAVGRSRHWTPIRVLFLLALCTLALSWFGKAGCLQQEVVVNPGQGQPAVKLDRDDQRQFTDLCYSDVISLFGAEQLDRGEFPYKTFWFEKNGDGQEIKRYMEYPVITGMYMYATAWLGREWASASDRWGLPGALPAVLYFDLAALGLALFWLVTVWATALTARTRIWAAWLAALSPLVIVHAFTNFDAIATAALAVALLCWARKKPWLAGMFIGLGTAAKFYPLLVLVVLFFLCLRSGKLRDWCAAAAAAVIAWTAVNLPILILYPHGWYEFFRLNSDRGADADTLLRLAAKAVGVTWRVDVLNIVSLGLMILVVLGIGWLCMVAPRRPRVAQVAFLIVAGFLLVNKVWSPQYSLWLVPLAVLAIPHTRLLLAWMTIDALVWIPRMSLFIDPSRKWLPQEWFTTIIVIRALFVIALCVIVIWQILRPENDLMRRDNEGNELDDPAGGVLDGAADRLSWGRARRTQRAGAEETVIEEAGAYP, translated from the coding sequence GTGGCTGACGGGACTCCGCCGCCGACCGACGAGGTCGATGACAGTCCCGCGCCGCTCGCCGCCGATCTTCGTACCGACACGCGTCGGCTGATCCCGAGTCACCAAGATCCGGTGGTCGCCGAGGCCTCTCGGGTCGTCGGTGGTCCCCTCGGTGCGCACGCAGCGGTGGGACGCAGCCGTCACTGGACGCCGATCCGGGTGCTGTTCCTGCTCGCGTTGTGCACGTTGGCGCTGAGCTGGTTCGGCAAGGCCGGCTGCCTGCAGCAGGAAGTGGTGGTGAACCCGGGCCAGGGACAGCCCGCGGTGAAACTCGACCGCGACGATCAGCGCCAATTCACCGACCTCTGCTACTCCGACGTCATCTCGCTCTTCGGTGCCGAACAACTCGACAGGGGCGAATTCCCGTACAAGACCTTCTGGTTCGAGAAGAACGGTGACGGCCAGGAGATCAAGCGGTACATGGAATATCCGGTGATCACCGGGATGTACATGTACGCCACGGCCTGGCTGGGGCGTGAATGGGCGTCGGCGTCGGACCGCTGGGGTCTCCCGGGTGCGTTGCCGGCGGTGCTCTATTTCGACCTCGCCGCGCTGGGTTTGGCGCTGTTCTGGCTCGTCACCGTCTGGGCCACCGCGCTGACCGCACGGACGCGCATCTGGGCGGCCTGGCTCGCGGCCCTGTCGCCGCTGGTGATCGTGCATGCCTTCACCAATTTCGACGCCATCGCCACCGCCGCCCTGGCCGTGGCCCTGCTGTGCTGGGCGCGTAAGAAGCCTTGGCTCGCAGGCATGTTCATCGGTCTGGGGACCGCCGCCAAGTTCTATCCGCTGCTGGTGCTGGTGGTGCTGTTCTTCCTGTGCCTGCGGTCGGGCAAGCTGCGCGACTGGTGCGCGGCGGCCGCGGCTGCGGTGATCGCGTGGACCGCGGTGAACCTGCCGATCCTCATCCTGTACCCACACGGGTGGTACGAGTTCTTCCGGCTCAACTCCGACCGCGGCGCCGACGCCGACACCTTGCTGCGTCTTGCCGCCAAGGCGGTCGGAGTCACGTGGAGAGTCGACGTCCTCAACATCGTCTCGTTGGGGCTGATGATCCTTGTCGTGCTGGGCATCGGATGGTTGTGTATGGTCGCGCCGCGCCGACCGCGAGTCGCGCAGGTCGCCTTCCTGATCGTCGCCGGGTTCCTACTGGTTAACAAGGTGTGGAGCCCGCAGTACTCGCTGTGGCTGGTGCCGCTGGCGGTGCTGGCCATCCCGCACACGCGTCTGCTGCTCGCGTGGATGACCATCGATGCTCTCGTATGGATTCCGCGGATGTCGCTGTTCATCGATCCCAGCCGAAAGTGGTTGCCGCAGGAGTGGTTCACCACGATCATCGTGATCCGTGCACTGTTCGTGATCGCGCTCTGCGTCATCGTCATCTGGCAGATCCTGCGGCCCGAGAACGACCTGATGCGCCGTGACAACGAGGGCAACGAACTCGACGACCCGGCGGGTGGGGTGCTCGACGGTGCGGCGGATCGGCTGTCGTGGGGGCGGGCGCGACGCACCCAGAGGGCTGGGGCCGAGGAGACCGTGATCGAGGAGGCCGGGGCGTACCCTTAG
- a CDS encoding inositol-3-phosphate synthase has protein sequence MGEPNKVRVAIVGVGNCASSLVQGVQYYQDADENATVPGLMHVKFGPYHVRDVEFVAAFDVDAKKVGFDLSDAIFASENNTIKIADVAPTGVTVQRGHTLDGLGKYYRETITEADGDGVDVVQTLKDNEVDVLVSYLPVGSDQADKFYAQCAIDAKVAFVNALPVFIASDPEWAKKFTDAGVPIVGDDIKSQVGATITHRVMAKLFEDRGVALDRTYQLNVGGNMDFKNMLERERLESKKVSKTQAVTSNLTGSLAGKVEDKNVHIGPSDHVEWLDDRKWAYVRLEGRAFGDVPLNLEYKLEVWDSPNSAGIIIDAVRAAKIAKDRGIGGPILPASAYLMKSPPEQVADDIARKQLEEFIEG, from the coding sequence ATGGGTGAGCCCAATAAGGTGCGCGTGGCCATTGTGGGCGTAGGAAACTGCGCTTCATCCCTGGTCCAGGGCGTGCAGTACTACCAGGACGCCGACGAGAACGCGACCGTGCCCGGCCTGATGCACGTGAAGTTCGGCCCCTACCACGTGCGCGACGTCGAGTTCGTCGCCGCGTTCGACGTCGACGCCAAGAAGGTCGGCTTCGACCTGTCCGATGCGATCTTCGCGAGCGAGAACAACACCATCAAGATCGCCGACGTGGCGCCGACCGGCGTCACCGTCCAGCGCGGCCACACCCTCGACGGTCTCGGCAAGTACTACCGCGAGACCATCACCGAGGCCGACGGCGACGGCGTCGACGTGGTGCAGACCCTCAAGGACAACGAGGTCGACGTCCTCGTCAGCTACCTGCCCGTCGGATCGGATCAGGCCGACAAGTTCTACGCGCAGTGCGCGATCGACGCGAAGGTCGCCTTCGTCAACGCGCTGCCGGTGTTCATCGCCTCGGACCCCGAGTGGGCCAAGAAGTTCACCGACGCCGGTGTCCCGATCGTCGGCGACGACATCAAGAGCCAGGTCGGCGCGACCATCACCCACCGCGTGATGGCCAAGCTGTTCGAGGACCGCGGCGTCGCCCTCGACCGCACCTACCAGCTCAACGTCGGCGGCAACATGGACTTCAAGAACATGCTCGAGCGTGAGCGTCTGGAGTCGAAGAAGGTCTCCAAGACCCAGGCCGTGACCTCCAACCTGACCGGCTCGCTCGCCGGCAAGGTCGAGGACAAGAACGTCCACATCGGACCGTCGGACCACGTCGAGTGGCTCGACGACCGCAAGTGGGCCTACGTCCGCCTCGAAGGCCGTGCCTTCGGTGACGTGCCGCTGAACCTCGAGTACAAGCTCGAGGTCTGGGACTCCCCCAACTCGGCCGGCATCATCATCGACGCCGTGCGCGCCGCCAAGATCGCCAAGGACCGCGGCATCGGCGGCCCGATCCTGCCCGCGTCGGCCTACCTTATGAAGAGCCCGCCGGAGCAGGTCGCCGATGACATCGCGCGCAAGCAGCTCGAGGAGTTCATCGAGGGCTGA
- a CDS encoding PadR family transcriptional regulator, whose protein sequence is MLEMAILGLLLESPMHGYELRKRLTGLLGAFRAFSYGSLYPTLRRMQADGLIDETSAPSGVKVRRGRRVYQLTDAGRERFTELVADTGPQNYTDDGFGVHLAFFSRTPAIARMRILEGRRRQVEERREGLRELVGRATGASDRYTRQMHELSLESSEREVRWLNELIAAEASEASSSAASSSAASAPTDFPATTSPTSGTSPTTGAEEQEETEQDEPLGRTPVSQPSAAARQEKGEPDHG, encoded by the coding sequence GTGCTCGAAATGGCGATCCTCGGCCTCCTGCTCGAATCCCCCATGCACGGCTATGAGCTGCGCAAACGGCTCACCGGGCTGCTTGGCGCATTCCGCGCGTTCTCCTACGGTTCGCTGTACCCGACGCTGCGTCGGATGCAGGCCGACGGACTCATCGACGAGACCAGCGCGCCGTCGGGAGTGAAGGTGCGTCGCGGACGTCGCGTCTATCAGCTCACCGACGCCGGACGCGAACGCTTCACCGAACTCGTCGCCGACACCGGGCCGCAGAACTACACCGACGACGGATTCGGCGTGCACCTTGCCTTCTTCAGCCGCACCCCGGCGATCGCCCGGATGCGCATCCTCGAGGGCCGGCGTCGTCAGGTCGAGGAGCGCCGTGAAGGCCTGCGCGAGCTCGTCGGTCGCGCCACCGGCGCCTCCGACCGCTACACCCGCCAGATGCACGAGTTGAGCCTGGAATCGAGCGAGCGCGAGGTCCGCTGGCTCAACGAGCTCATCGCCGCCGAGGCCTCGGAAGCGTCGTCATCGGCGGCTTCGTCATCGGCGGCGTCAGCCCCCACAGATTTCCCGGCCACCACGTCACCGACGTCAGGTACGTCACCGACGACCGGTGCCGAGGAGCAGGAAGAAACCGAGCAGGACGAACCGCTCGGTCGAACCCCCGTGTCGCAGCCCAGTGCTGCGGCCCGACAAGAAAAAGGAGAACCCGACCATGGGTGA
- a CDS encoding quinone oxidoreductase family protein has product MTPARRWVALGPGGLDDFAFTDVDVPSPARGEVTIEVTAAGVNPADLKHARAATDFPLPIGYEVAGRIVALGPDTEIGSGAAAVGDEVLAFRVRGGYATALTVPAEKVFARPETLGVDEAAGLLLAGTTAADMLRAARTARDELIVLHGASGAVGVAVLQLARLRGIRVIGTAGPRSGERVRDFGGLPVTYGPGVLDRIRAAADGRPIAAALDAVGTDEAVDASLDLVADRPRIVTIAAPRRAAADGFLALGGRQPESADFRDTVRTNLIRLASDGDLVVPIGAVFGLQQAREALRLVSDGHAGGKVVLRTDR; this is encoded by the coding sequence ATGACCCCCGCACGCCGCTGGGTCGCCCTCGGCCCCGGCGGCCTCGATGATTTCGCCTTCACCGACGTCGACGTGCCGTCGCCCGCACGTGGTGAGGTGACGATCGAGGTGACCGCCGCCGGGGTGAATCCGGCCGACCTCAAGCACGCGCGTGCCGCGACGGATTTCCCGCTCCCCATCGGTTACGAGGTCGCGGGCCGGATCGTCGCGCTGGGTCCCGACACCGAGATCGGTTCAGGTGCTGCAGCAGTCGGCGACGAGGTGCTCGCCTTCCGGGTCAGGGGCGGGTACGCGACGGCGCTCACGGTGCCTGCGGAGAAGGTGTTCGCGCGGCCGGAGACCCTGGGTGTCGACGAGGCGGCCGGGCTACTGCTGGCGGGTACGACCGCCGCCGACATGCTTCGTGCGGCCCGTACCGCGCGGGACGAGCTGATCGTGCTGCACGGTGCGTCGGGAGCCGTCGGGGTTGCGGTGCTGCAGCTGGCACGTCTGCGGGGTATCCGGGTCATCGGCACCGCGGGTCCCCGATCGGGCGAGCGCGTACGCGACTTCGGTGGCCTGCCCGTCACGTACGGTCCGGGCGTGCTCGACCGCATCCGGGCTGCCGCCGACGGTCGACCGATCGCCGCCGCGCTCGACGCCGTCGGCACCGACGAGGCGGTCGACGCCTCACTCGATCTCGTCGCCGACCGCCCGCGGATCGTCACGATCGCCGCGCCACGGCGCGCGGCCGCCGACGGGTTCCTCGCCCTCGGCGGCCGCCAGCCGGAGAGCGCAGATTTCCGGGATACGGTGCGCACCAATCTTATTCGTCTCGCCTCCGACGGCGATCTCGTCGTCCCCATTGGTGCGGTCTTCGGTCTCCAACAGGCCCGGGAGGCTCTGCGCCTGGTCTCCGACGGGCATGCCGGCGGGAAGGTCGTCCTCCGTACCGACCGGTGA
- the rpsR gene encoding 30S ribosomal protein S18: MAKQKSSRKVRVEKVTKTKACSFCKDKNTSTIDYKDTALLRRFLSDRGKIRSRRVTGNCVQHQRDVAVAVKNSREVALLPFTSTSR; encoded by the coding sequence ATGGCTAAGCAAAAGAGCAGCCGGAAGGTGCGCGTCGAAAAGGTCACCAAGACCAAGGCGTGCTCCTTCTGCAAGGACAAGAACACCAGCACCATCGACTACAAGGACACCGCGCTGCTGCGCCGCTTCCTGTCCGACCGCGGCAAGATCCGTTCGCGTCGCGTGACCGGCAACTGCGTCCAGCACCAGCGCGACGTCGCTGTGGCCGTCAAGAACTCGCGTGAGGTGGCGCTTCTGCCGTTCACCTCGACCAGCCGATAA